In a genomic window of Thermoanaerobaculales bacterium:
- a CDS encoding RHS repeat-associated core domain-containing protein — translation MTPLRQAASIIIALAMPSLAAAVQMEGFPTEPAFQADRVYQVSNPDSIDLSTGSLTLTIPIGGSYPVGGDFSYGLILSYSSLIWDFDVRVEGLPDCDPPNDPCEWFRQAFPSRRSNAGIGWRLSLGELYSPVDPDSPWDTDWAYVSPDGSEHVFFETLHPRDAPSSYGGYSYWYSRDGSYLRMKFQSSPPAYESRWIEHPDGTIHTFEEDASYPNRYRLTRIEDRHGNYLNIGYVGSPVTQWTLTDRHGRQHHVHFTGRMSDSEPVRYVSSVELEAFGGATATYSFTYASTTIDRSLKDSDPETSLTTSVPLLTRIDLPDGTSYSMPVLSSYHTTATRDLRDLPGVIKKVVLPTLGSVEWTWQRWWTPGVEWIYPDTSPVVGPEAVEFCRDWVGVEEKIYWDRSGSGLGTWSYTTWTGVAIPNGPADLHTERRTVVTSPELDDTVYYFRALPADGGLDGQYHSEIIMWDYALPYTRRTSVSDPKTGLPLYLSVEYYDGAANYNATPVTGSKKRSEYVRYENSHFNEHLVTGWDFNYRHLTRHRAASRTTYDDDGGKYRQITSFDFDGLGHHRTTVTDGNLGGAVRHKSFTNLNPGQGTYKARTPDAGDPASSDWYTVFGGVESPADSFTMWPAASAWVIGTSTYAEEFEEDDDGVVTYGRSDTCYDAATGKLLRSRRLKDTTHPGGFNANDVLTVNVFNGYGDLTGRRSYGADLQSIATTALCGMALPASTQARTDLTYQYGSMATATPMTAAGAAMSFKLLDRDIDLSTGLPSRSRDSSGLPTEYVFDSSGRLTWIKPTGQAPGGGTVTRGAWVQHCYFNAAGSAPAEVEVTMRPNGLTPTCTDSQNVLARSSYTYDDLGRLAGEYTLLPGAVWNQRLHGYNAMGWKLWQTEWQLEGAATLKTTTFSNFDPFGRPLTITPPDGSAHNVTIAYTGERRVQRTVKVGTSRTGSVVNETSVTTTHLYDGVGHLWKRTEPSSPGGTDVTTIYTYDALGRLRNASTTSGVTQDRDWSYDGRGFLLSEVVPEKGGTGGYGTVSYSSYDVRGQAGRVIDGPNDLSSLFDDAGRLTSVTETGTGKVVRSLTYGTANTSGNLANGKLTIAEAGNFYDGTNNFQFRDTSTYGGTDGRVSQRVTLGGLEGVNQGTFTLGYTWSPLGDVATVTYPQKAGVGSARTVTNTYTNGFLTKVAQGATNYASAISYHTNATVNRVTYGNNVWVDHAKDPNDMARPSQITLGNATSAWDTGSYSFDGAGNIITMTGTSTTDTFVYDKVSRIKEARQTVGGVLKTQSYAYDTFGNLTTITTNGTPRTVAVDALTNRISGSGYDAAGSMTSWGDGGTTYSYAYYPTNEMKQMVGDGRTTLFGYSADGERVGTWDSVAGGITYVLRGLDNKPLRQYREYNGGWTWQKDWIWRDGLLLATIDSSGTKYFHPDHLGTPRRITNSSRAVIASHDYYPFGEEITASSQDSEALKFTGHERDLRDPTKTTDDLDYMHARFYNPWIGRFLSTDPIGGTPVAPQSWNRYSYVRNNPVNAVDPTGEFIALPIAIAGGKAAWAAGAALTAATVAWWNAPAPGNPSVSNGQVVIQTGGEALQGVSNAIGGMFNENTQDARVRGRENEAKVLDDMGLDKNTETVSGTEGNSIPDAQTDTSVVEIKDSSSVSRTRQIRIQQEAAAESGRDHVVVTGAKTKVTKPLDQTSTVVRRPDIGPQ, via the coding sequence ATGACACCGCTCCGCCAGGCCGCTTCAATCATCATCGCCCTCGCCATGCCGTCGCTCGCCGCCGCGGTTCAAATGGAAGGCTTCCCGACCGAGCCCGCGTTCCAGGCCGATCGGGTGTACCAGGTTTCGAACCCGGACTCGATCGACCTGTCCACAGGCAGCCTCACCCTGACCATCCCGATCGGCGGCAGCTACCCGGTGGGCGGTGACTTCAGCTACGGCCTGATCCTGTCCTACAGCTCGCTGATCTGGGACTTCGACGTGCGGGTGGAGGGCCTTCCTGACTGCGATCCGCCCAATGATCCCTGCGAGTGGTTTCGTCAGGCGTTCCCCAGCCGGCGCAGCAACGCCGGGATCGGCTGGCGGCTGTCCCTGGGCGAGCTGTACAGCCCGGTCGACCCGGACAGCCCCTGGGACACCGACTGGGCCTACGTGTCTCCTGACGGCAGCGAGCACGTGTTCTTCGAGACGCTCCACCCCCGCGACGCGCCGTCATCCTACGGCGGTTACTCGTACTGGTACAGCCGCGACGGAAGCTATCTCCGGATGAAGTTCCAGAGCAGCCCGCCGGCGTACGAGAGCCGCTGGATCGAGCACCCGGACGGCACGATCCACACCTTCGAGGAGGACGCGTCGTACCCGAACCGCTACCGGTTGACGAGGATCGAGGACCGCCACGGCAACTACCTCAACATCGGCTACGTTGGCAGCCCGGTGACCCAGTGGACGCTGACGGACCGCCACGGCCGCCAGCATCATGTGCACTTCACCGGGCGCATGTCGGACAGTGAGCCCGTACGCTACGTCTCGAGCGTCGAGCTCGAGGCTTTCGGCGGGGCCACCGCCACCTACAGCTTCACCTACGCCAGCACGACAATCGACCGCAGCCTCAAGGACAGCGATCCGGAGACATCGCTTACCACCTCGGTGCCCCTGCTGACCCGCATCGACCTGCCCGACGGGACGAGCTACTCGATGCCGGTGCTGTCGAGCTACCACACCACCGCCACCAGGGACCTGCGCGACTTGCCGGGCGTGATCAAGAAGGTGGTCCTTCCGACCCTGGGCAGCGTGGAGTGGACCTGGCAGAGGTGGTGGACCCCTGGCGTGGAGTGGATCTACCCGGACACGTCGCCGGTTGTCGGCCCCGAAGCGGTCGAGTTCTGCAGGGACTGGGTGGGGGTCGAGGAGAAGATCTACTGGGACCGAAGCGGCTCGGGTCTCGGCACGTGGAGCTACACCACCTGGACGGGGGTGGCGATCCCGAACGGGCCGGCGGACCTTCACACCGAGCGGCGGACGGTGGTGACCTCGCCGGAGCTCGACGACACGGTCTACTACTTCCGGGCGCTGCCGGCGGACGGTGGTCTCGACGGTCAATACCACAGCGAGATCATCATGTGGGACTACGCGCTGCCGTACACCCGGCGGACCAGCGTCAGCGACCCTAAGACCGGGCTGCCGCTGTACCTGTCCGTGGAGTACTACGACGGCGCCGCCAACTACAACGCGACCCCGGTCACGGGGTCCAAGAAGCGGTCGGAGTACGTGCGGTACGAGAACTCGCACTTCAACGAGCACCTGGTCACCGGCTGGGACTTCAACTACCGCCATCTGACCCGCCACCGGGCGGCGAGCCGCACCACCTACGACGACGATGGCGGGAAGTACCGCCAGATCACCTCGTTCGACTTCGACGGCCTGGGCCACCATCGGACCACCGTGACCGACGGCAACCTCGGTGGGGCGGTGCGGCACAAGAGCTTCACCAACCTCAACCCGGGGCAGGGCACCTACAAGGCGAGGACGCCCGATGCGGGGGACCCCGCCTCGTCGGACTGGTACACAGTGTTTGGCGGAGTCGAGTCTCCGGCCGACAGCTTCACGATGTGGCCCGCAGCGAGCGCGTGGGTGATCGGGACCTCGACGTACGCCGAGGAATTCGAGGAGGACGACGATGGGGTGGTCACCTACGGCAGGAGCGACACCTGCTACGACGCCGCGACCGGCAAGCTGCTGCGCTCGCGCCGGCTCAAGGACACGACCCACCCCGGCGGCTTCAACGCCAACGACGTGCTGACGGTCAACGTCTTCAACGGCTACGGCGATCTCACCGGCCGCCGCTCCTATGGTGCGGACCTCCAGTCGATCGCCACGACCGCGCTCTGCGGCATGGCGTTGCCCGCCTCGACCCAGGCGCGCACCGACCTCACCTACCAGTACGGGTCGATGGCGACCGCGACGCCGATGACAGCAGCCGGCGCTGCGATGAGCTTCAAGCTCCTCGACCGCGATATCGATCTGTCGACCGGCCTGCCGTCGCGCAGCCGCGACTCCTCGGGGCTGCCGACCGAGTACGTGTTCGACAGCTCCGGCCGGCTGACCTGGATCAAGCCGACCGGGCAGGCGCCGGGCGGCGGGACGGTGACGCGGGGCGCCTGGGTCCAGCACTGCTACTTCAACGCCGCGGGGTCGGCGCCGGCCGAGGTCGAGGTGACGATGAGGCCGAACGGGCTGACTCCCACCTGCACCGACTCACAGAACGTGCTGGCCCGCTCGTCGTACACCTACGACGATCTGGGGCGGCTGGCCGGGGAGTACACCCTGCTCCCTGGCGCGGTCTGGAACCAGCGGCTGCACGGCTACAACGCCATGGGGTGGAAGCTGTGGCAGACCGAATGGCAGTTGGAGGGGGCCGCGACCCTGAAGACCACCACCTTCTCGAACTTCGATCCGTTCGGGCGGCCGCTGACGATCACTCCGCCGGACGGCTCGGCTCACAACGTGACCATCGCCTACACCGGCGAGCGCCGGGTGCAGCGCACGGTCAAGGTCGGGACCTCGCGCACCGGCTCGGTGGTCAACGAGACCTCGGTGACCACGACCCACCTCTACGACGGGGTGGGGCACCTCTGGAAGCGAACGGAGCCCTCGAGCCCGGGCGGGACCGACGTCACCACCATCTACACCTACGACGCCCTCGGCCGACTGCGCAACGCCTCGACGACGTCCGGCGTCACCCAGGACCGGGACTGGAGCTACGACGGGCGGGGTTTCCTCCTGTCGGAGGTGGTGCCGGAGAAGGGCGGGACCGGGGGCTACGGCACGGTGAGCTACAGCTCCTACGACGTGCGCGGCCAGGCCGGTCGGGTGATCGACGGTCCCAATGACTTGAGCTCGCTCTTCGATGACGCCGGGCGCCTGACCTCGGTCACCGAGACGGGGACCGGCAAGGTCGTGCGTTCGCTGACCTACGGCACCGCGAACACGAGCGGCAACCTCGCCAACGGCAAGCTGACGATCGCCGAGGCCGGCAACTTCTACGACGGCACCAACAACTTCCAGTTTCGGGATACCTCCACCTACGGCGGCACCGACGGCCGGGTCTCGCAGCGGGTGACGCTGGGCGGGCTCGAAGGCGTCAATCAGGGGACGTTCACGCTCGGCTACACGTGGTCGCCGCTCGGCGACGTGGCGACCGTGACCTACCCGCAGAAGGCCGGGGTGGGATCGGCGCGGACCGTCACCAACACTTACACGAACGGCTTCCTGACCAAGGTCGCGCAGGGCGCCACCAACTACGCCTCGGCGATCAGCTACCACACCAACGCCACGGTCAACCGGGTGACCTACGGCAACAACGTCTGGGTCGACCACGCAAAGGACCCGAACGACATGGCGCGGCCGTCCCAGATCACGCTCGGCAACGCGACCTCGGCGTGGGACACCGGGAGCTACTCCTTCGACGGGGCGGGTAACATCATCACCATGACCGGCACGTCGACGACCGACACCTTCGTCTACGACAAGGTGAGCCGGATCAAGGAGGCGCGGCAGACCGTCGGCGGCGTGCTGAAGACCCAGTCGTACGCGTACGACACCTTCGGCAACCTGACCACGATCACCACCAACGGCACGCCTCGCACCGTGGCCGTGGACGCCCTGACCAACCGGATCTCGGGCTCGGGCTACGACGCCGCCGGCAGCATGACCTCGTGGGGCGACGGCGGGACGACCTACAGCTACGCCTACTACCCGACCAACGAGATGAAGCAGATGGTCGGGGATGGACGGACGACGCTGTTTGGCTACTCGGCGGACGGGGAGCGGGTGGGGACCTGGGACAGCGTGGCCGGCGGCATCACCTACGTGCTGCGGGGGCTCGACAACAAGCCGCTGCGGCAGTACCGGGAGTACAACGGCGGCTGGACCTGGCAGAAGGACTGGATCTGGCGGGACGGGCTGCTGCTCGCCACCATCGACAGCTCGGGCACGAAGTACTTTCACCCCGACCACCTGGGGACGCCGCGGAGGATCACCAACAGCTCCCGCGCCGTCATCGCCTCGCACGACTACTACCCGTTCGGGGAGGAGATCACGGCGAGCTCGCAGGACTCGGAGGCGCTGAAGTTTACCGGGCACGAGCGGGATCTGCGGGACCCGACCAAGACCACCGACGACCTCGACTACATGCACGCCCGGTTCTACAACCCGTGGATCGGCCGCTTCCTCAGCACGGATCCGATCGGCGGCACTCCCGTGGCGCCGCAGAGCTGGAATCGCTACAGCTATGTGAGAAACAACCCGGTCAATGCAGTGGATCCGACGGGCGAGTTCATTGCTCTTCCAATCGCTATTGCCGGGGGGAAGGCTGCATGGGCAGCTGGCGCGGCTCTCACGGCGGCTACTGTGGCATGGTGGAATGCCCCGGCACCTGGCAATCCATCGGTTTCGAACGGCCAGGTGGTGATCCAGACCGGAGGCGAGGCACTCCAGGGCGTTTCCAATGCGATTGGAGGAATGTTCAACGAGAACACGCAGGATGCTCGCGTGCGGGGTCGCGAGAATGAAGCCAAGGTGCTCGACGATATGGGCCTTGATAAGAACACGGAGACGGTCTCGGGTACTGAAGGCAATTCAATACCTGACGCGCAGACCGACACTTCGGTTGTGGAAATCAAAGACTCGAGCAGCGTTTCAAGAACCCGGCAGATCAGGATTCAACAAGAGGCGGCCGCCGAATCGGGCCGCGATCACGTTGTCGTAACAGGTGCGAAGACGAAGGTCACTAAACCTCTAGACCAGACAAGCACCGTGGTTCGTCGACCAGATATCGGACCGCAGTGA
- a CDS encoding Imm70 family immunity protein, whose translation MSLYLTVFSGNGEVDGWVLGHYSDFDYFRECVGELILAGSAPLLMEHSDCDGEWEAHDLPLLRNEIESIAGSCKVLPPRTIIGAFEHTRRYRSNARSLYDCFHNVDGTNLFQALIDLCDLGISLNAPILFQ comes from the coding sequence GTGAGTTTGTATCTGACGGTCTTCTCTGGGAACGGCGAAGTCGATGGCTGGGTTCTTGGTCATTACAGCGACTTTGATTACTTTCGTGAATGCGTTGGCGAGCTCATCCTGGCCGGATCGGCTCCGCTCCTGATGGAGCACTCGGACTGTGACGGTGAATGGGAGGCCCATGATCTTCCCTTGTTGAGAAACGAGATTGAGAGTATCGCCGGTAGCTGCAAGGTCCTCCCGCCGCGTACGATAATCGGAGCATTCGAGCACACCCGACGATACAGGAGCAACGCGCGGAGTCTCTATGACTGTTTTCACAACGTCGATGGTACGAATCTCTTTCAGGCTTTGATTGACCTCTGCGATCTCGGAATCTCTCTGAATGCGCCAATTCTGTTTCAGTGA
- a CDS encoding RHS repeat-associated core domain-containing protein, translating into MRQFCFSERGSWPLKREARVFGVAPRRVTNTYTNGFLTKVAQGATNYASSISYHTNATVNRVTYGNSVWVDHAKDGNDMARPSRISLGNATSSWDTGSYGYDGAGNIITMTGTSTTDTFVYDIISRIKEARQTVGGVLKTQAYAYDSFGNLSTITTNGTPRTLAADALTNRISGSGYDAAGSMTSWGSGGTTYSYAYYPTNEMKQMVGDGRTTLFGYSADGERVGSYDSVAGGITYVLRGLDNKPLRQYREYNGGWTWQKDWVYRDGLLLATEDSTGTKYVHLDHLGTPRRITNSSRAIIASHDYYPFGEEITSSSQDTEALKFTGHERDLRDPTKTTDDLDYMHARYYNPWLGRFLSTDPIGGTPDASQSWNRYSYVLNNPLAFVDPNGEQTYVVVHGRGYTDTDLRGHNVGDLFRHAAETRAAEIRASSEFDSANDAVVVVAAGNETEFADAVNADYPSGALKSIDVFSHGYEGGINFGEGGIGDSAKRMDIMEVNQLNPTMAPGASAHLYGCRTGLGSPSMAQAMANQLGVPVSGPTGPTWFTNPNPTPENPAVHQVPQGGQVVTYTPQRPEEDAVP; encoded by the coding sequence ATGCGCCAATTCTGTTTCAGTGAACGAGGGAGCTGGCCACTCAAGAGGGAAGCCCGCGTTTTCGGGGTAGCGCCGCGGAGGGTCACCAACACCTACACCAACGGCTTTCTGACCAAGGTGGCGCAAGGCGCCACCAACTACGCCTCGTCGATCAGCTACCACACCAACGCCACCGTCAACCGGGTGACCTACGGCAACAGCGTCTGGGTCGACCACGCCAAGGACGGAAACGACATGGCGCGACCGTCCCGGATCAGTCTCGGCAACGCCACCTCGTCGTGGGACACCGGCAGCTACGGCTACGACGGGGCGGGTAACATCATCACGATGACCGGGACGTCGACAACTGACACCTTCGTCTACGACATAATCAGCCGGATCAAGGAGGCGCGGCAGACCGTCGGCGGGGTGCTGAAGACCCAGGCCTACGCGTACGACTCCTTCGGCAACCTGAGCACGATCACCACCAACGGCACGCCTCGCACCCTGGCCGCGGACGCGCTCACGAACCGGATCTCGGGATCGGGCTACGACGCCGCCGGCAGCATGACCTCGTGGGGCAGCGGCGGGACGACCTACAGCTACGCCTACTACCCGACGAACGAGATGAAGCAGATGGTCGGGGACGGCCGCACGACGCTGTTTGGCTACTCGGCGGACGGGGAGCGGGTGGGATCTTACGACAGCGTGGCCGGCGGGATCACCTACGTGCTGCGAGGGCTCGACAACAAGCCGCTGCGGCAGTACCGGGAGTACAACGGGGGCTGGACCTGGCAGAAGGACTGGGTGTACCGGGACGGGCTGCTACTGGCGACGGAGGATTCGACCGGCACCAAGTACGTCCACCTCGACCACCTCGGGACGCCGCGGAGGATCACCAACAGCTCCCGAGCAATCATCGCCTCGCACGACTACTACCCGTTCGGGGAGGAAATCACATCAAGCTCGCAGGATACGGAGGCGCTGAAGTTTACCGGGCACGAGCGGGATCTGCGCGACCCCACCAAGACCACCGACGATCTCGACTACATGCACGCCCGCTACTACAACCCTTGGCTCGGCCGCTTCCTGAGCACCGACCCGATCGGCGGCACTCCGGATGCCTCGCAGAGCTGGAATCGGTACAGCTACGTCCTTAACAATCCGCTGGCTTTTGTCGATCCAAACGGGGAACAGACCTATGTTGTGGTCCATGGCCGTGGGTATACCGACACCGATCTTCGAGGGCACAACGTCGGGGACCTGTTCAGACACGCCGCGGAGACCCGTGCCGCCGAGATAAGGGCGTCATCGGAGTTTGACAGCGCTAACGACGCTGTCGTTGTCGTGGCCGCCGGGAACGAAACTGAGTTCGCCGACGCGGTGAACGCTGACTATCCGAGCGGCGCTTTGAAGTCCATTGACGTGTTCTCGCATGGATACGAAGGCGGCATCAACTTCGGCGAGGGCGGCATTGGCGACTCTGCCAAGCGGATGGACATCATGGAGGTGAATCAGCTTAACCCCACGATGGCGCCAGGCGCGAGTGCACACTTGTACGGGTGTAGAACCGGTCTTGGCAGCCCCAGCATGGCGCAGGCAATGGCGAATCAGCTAGGTGTGCCGGTGTCAGGCCCGACAGGTCCTACGTGGTTTACGAACCCGAATCCTACTCCAGAGAATCCCGCGGTTCACCAGGTGCCCCAGGGCGGTCAGGTCGTGACCTACACGCCACAGCGCCCAGAAGAAGACGCTGTACCTTGA
- a CDS encoding DUF1737 domain-containing protein, which translates to MSRVVEYDLASAADSQQLKAKVNERIAEGWQPYGTPFAHAGQILQALALTRKAEKRIRKTSED; encoded by the coding sequence ATGAGCCGCGTCGTCGAGTACGACCTCGCCTCAGCCGCCGACAGCCAGCAGCTCAAGGCCAAGGTCAACGAGCGGATCGCCGAGGGCTGGCAGCCCTACGGCACGCCCTTCGCTCACGCCGGCCAGATTCTCCAGGCGCTCGCCCTCACCCGCAAGGCCGAGAAGCGCATCCGCAAGACCAGCGAGGACTGA
- a CDS encoding transposase has product MGRRPRLLIEGGIYHVYNRVSRGEHIFRDEAEAEKLLKRLFDTKRRDGFQVLAWCVMSNHYHLALRMGEVPLSRSMQTLNHRFTQSFNGRHRLFGPFWHGRYRSKLVEDDDYLQQLIVYIHRNPVTAGVVKDPADYRWSGHAEVLRGGRGRGLVDVDETLAAFEPTRRAALAHYRRAMAAAEGEEWMGGGPGRLPWWRLGRPSRKDADELGLDRERPLIGMDGLSTSEPRPPVELEELLRCGAGSLGLAFEDLRSTQRSPAVVAAREALAWVAVVRYGFQVKEVARGLEKYVETASRLVSRAAAKRVEDEEFRATVRLVEAAVIERFGDQ; this is encoded by the coding sequence ATGGGCAGACGTCCAAGACTTCTGATCGAGGGTGGGATCTACCACGTCTACAACCGGGTCTCGCGCGGCGAGCACATTTTCCGCGACGAGGCCGAGGCGGAGAAACTCCTCAAACGGCTCTTCGACACCAAACGCCGCGACGGCTTCCAGGTCCTCGCATGGTGCGTGATGTCCAACCACTACCACCTCGCGCTGCGCATGGGTGAGGTTCCCCTGTCGCGGTCGATGCAGACCCTGAATCACCGGTTCACGCAAAGCTTCAACGGGCGCCACCGGTTGTTTGGCCCCTTCTGGCATGGCCGCTATCGCTCAAAGCTGGTGGAGGATGACGATTACCTCCAGCAGCTGATCGTCTACATCCATCGCAACCCGGTGACGGCCGGCGTGGTGAAGGACCCCGCGGACTATCGATGGAGCGGGCACGCCGAGGTGCTGCGGGGCGGGCGAGGGCGCGGGCTGGTCGACGTGGACGAGACCTTGGCGGCCTTCGAGCCGACGAGGCGGGCGGCTCTGGCTCACTACCGGCGGGCGATGGCGGCGGCGGAGGGGGAGGAGTGGATGGGTGGGGGGCCGGGGCGCTTGCCGTGGTGGCGGCTGGGACGGCCGTCGAGGAAGGACGCAGACGAGCTCGGTCTCGACCGGGAGCGGCCGCTGATCGGGATGGACGGGCTGAGCACGTCGGAGCCGCGGCCGCCGGTCGAGCTCGAGGAGCTGCTGCGATGCGGGGCGGGCTCTCTTGGCTTGGCATTCGAAGATCTTCGGAGCACGCAGCGGTCGCCGGCGGTAGTTGCGGCGCGGGAGGCGTTGGCGTGGGTGGCGGTGGTGCGGTACGGGTTTCAGGTGAAGGAGGTGGCGCGGGGGCTCGAAAAGTATGTGGAGACGGCGAGCCGGCTGGTGAGTCGAGCGGCGGCGAAGCGGGTCGAGGACGAGGAGTTCAGAGCGACTGTGAGGTTGGTGGAGGCCGCGGTGATCGAGCGTTTTGGCGATCAGTGA
- a CDS encoding type II asparaginase gives MNAARIARITGLALAVLVVGAAAAQALPNIVILATGGTIAGAQPKEGDPGYKSGSLAIESLIAAAPGMDKMAKITGEQIASIGSQDMNDAVWLKLARRANELLATPGVDGIVVTHGTDTLEETAYFLNLVIKSDKPVVLVGSMRPATSTSPDGPLNLYNAVAVAADPAAKGLGVLVVSNDDLFAAREIQKTNTTDLQTFISPNRGQLGEAYYGKAWYFWKPTTVHTTASEFSLDGLEALPRVDIVYAHENADGAMVEAAVAAGAKGIVLAGVGDGNATAPMVDALAAAAAKGVVVVRSTRVGSGIVRRNIEVNDDKLGFVAALELNPQKARVLLRLALTRASDPRMIQDYFDRY, from the coding sequence ATGAACGCTGCACGCATCGCCCGAATCACCGGCCTGGCGCTGGCCGTCCTGGTCGTCGGCGCCGCCGCCGCCCAGGCGCTGCCCAACATCGTCATCCTCGCCACCGGCGGCACCATCGCCGGCGCCCAGCCCAAGGAGGGCGATCCCGGCTACAAGTCCGGCAGCCTCGCGATCGAGTCCCTGATCGCCGCCGCGCCCGGCATGGACAAGATGGCCAAGATCACCGGTGAGCAGATCGCCTCGATCGGCAGCCAGGACATGAACGACGCGGTCTGGCTCAAGCTCGCGCGGCGCGCCAACGAGCTCCTCGCGACGCCCGGGGTCGACGGCATCGTGGTCACCCACGGCACCGACACCCTGGAGGAGACCGCCTACTTCCTCAACCTCGTCATCAAGAGCGACAAGCCGGTGGTGCTGGTGGGATCGATGCGGCCCGCCACCTCGACCAGCCCCGACGGCCCGCTGAACCTCTACAATGCGGTCGCGGTCGCCGCCGACCCGGCAGCCAAGGGCCTCGGCGTGCTGGTCGTCTCCAACGACGACCTGTTCGCGGCACGCGAGATCCAGAAGACCAACACCACCGACCTCCAGACCTTCATCTCTCCCAACCGCGGCCAGCTCGGCGAGGCCTACTACGGCAAGGCCTGGTACTTCTGGAAGCCGACGACCGTTCACACCACGGCCAGCGAGTTCTCGCTCGACGGCCTCGAGGCGCTGCCGCGGGTCGACATCGTCTACGCCCATGAGAACGCGGACGGCGCAATGGTCGAGGCCGCGGTCGCCGCCGGCGCCAAGGGCATCGTGCTCGCCGGCGTCGGCGACGGCAACGCGACCGCGCCGATGGTCGACGCGCTGGCTGCCGCCGCCGCCAAGGGCGTGGTCGTGGTCCGCTCGACCCGGGTCGGCAGCGGCATCGTCCGCCGCAACATCGAGGTCAACGACGACAAGCTCGGCTTCGTGGCCGCGCTCGAGCTCAACCCGCAGAAGGCGCGGGTCCTGCTCCGGCTCGCCCTGACCAGGGCCAGCGACCCCAGAATGATCCAGGACTACTTCGACCGCTACTAG